A genomic region of Serratia fonticola contains the following coding sequences:
- the glmS gene encoding methylaspartate mutase subunit S yields the protein MKKLTLVIGVIGADCHSVGNKIMERVFTEYGFQVTNLGVMVSQDEYIDAAIETGADAIIVSSIYGHGDTDCLGMRDRCIERGIGDILLYVGGNLVVGKYDFNEVEPKFKAMGFDFVMPPHQELEPLCDQIVQDVKTHNEKLSLEVC from the coding sequence ATGAAGAAGCTTACATTAGTTATTGGCGTGATAGGGGCAGATTGTCATTCTGTTGGAAATAAAATCATGGAACGTGTTTTCACCGAATACGGATTTCAGGTCACAAATTTGGGCGTGATGGTTAGTCAGGACGAATATATTGATGCTGCGATTGAGACGGGGGCTGACGCCATTATTGTTTCTTCTATTTATGGCCACGGTGATACCGACTGCCTGGGGATGCGTGACCGCTGCATCGAGCGTGGCATAGGCGATATTCTGCTGTATGTCGGCGGCAACCTGGTGGTGGGCAAATATGACTTCAACGAAGTTGAGCCTAAGTTCAAGGCGATGGGGTTTGATTTTGTCATGCCACCACACCAGGAACTGGAACCCCTTTGCGACCAGATCGTACAGGACGTTAAAACTCACAACGAGAAATTATCCCTCGAGGTTTGCTGA
- the btuF gene encoding vitamin B12 ABC transporter substrate-binding protein BtuF: MKPFLFAKISRYLLLVTCLLCSSPLWALRVVSLAPHTTEMVWAAGLGDALIAVSDYSDYPDAVQKLERVASGNSIKFERILLLKPDLVVASRETNPQRELEKLQKYGIQVVFVDPHSLETIPQDIERLARYGSNPETGARRAHEFRQKLAALSVQFARAEKIPAALLFGVSPLMTTNGQSIQNDVLRVCGVENVFAGSRVAWPVVSREQIISRQPRLLITGTHQEGDDQEMHFWRQRTGYSVINLNPDWFNRSGPRILLAAEDLCKKIKEGHF; encoded by the coding sequence ATGAAACCTTTCCTGTTCGCGAAAATCTCGCGTTATTTATTGCTTGTTACCTGCCTGCTGTGCTCCTCGCCTCTCTGGGCATTGAGAGTGGTTAGCCTGGCACCACACACCACAGAAATGGTCTGGGCAGCAGGTCTTGGTGATGCGCTGATCGCGGTCAGCGACTATTCCGATTACCCCGACGCGGTGCAAAAGCTGGAACGCGTGGCTTCCGGTAATAGTATTAAATTTGAACGTATTCTGCTGCTCAAACCCGATCTGGTGGTGGCCTCCCGTGAAACCAATCCCCAGCGTGAGCTCGAGAAACTGCAAAAGTACGGGATTCAGGTGGTGTTCGTTGACCCGCATAGCCTGGAGACGATCCCACAGGATATAGAGCGCCTGGCCCGCTACGGCAGCAACCCGGAAACCGGGGCGCGCCGTGCTCACGAGTTTCGCCAGAAGCTGGCGGCGTTAAGCGTGCAGTTCGCGCGAGCTGAAAAAATTCCTGCTGCGCTGCTGTTTGGCGTGAGCCCGTTAATGACCACCAATGGCCAGTCGATACAAAATGATGTTCTACGGGTTTGCGGGGTTGAAAACGTTTTTGCCGGCAGTCGGGTGGCCTGGCCGGTGGTCAGTCGCGAGCAAATTATCTCCCGCCAGCCTCGTTTGCTGATTACCGGTACGCATCAGGAAGGTGATGATCAGGAAATGCATTTCTGGCGACAAAGAACCGGCTATTCAGTTATCAATTTAAATCCAGACTGGTTTAATCGCAGCGGTCCACGCATTTTATTAGCGGCAGAAGATTTGTGTAAAAAAATAAAAGAAGGACACTTTTAA
- a CDS encoding TonB-dependent receptor domain-containing protein, with protein MPTAGIDQLHRFGWGVPLLFTFPVMAEQTMTITANRFLQPVSTVLAPMNVVTKEDMARWQSKSVSDVIRHLPGVDLSQNGGMGQNSVLYIRGTEARHVLVLIDGIPVPRPGIANNPDFSQIPVAMVQRIEYIRGPRSAVHGSGAMGGVINIITQHDDDKTQLDTGIGSNGYQQYGATVNKKIDKTVLTLAGNYERTKGYEVMPDSTYSGDHDAKGHHEKFLFGRVSTAFNDNFNGFFRGYGHSGNTAYSQGDYGYDGGNNHLQNYTQSWDTALRYHSGIYSSQLMGSYQRIKDDNYNDIAGPYASPSTLDDIEQYYLQWGHNFVVGHGMVSGGIDWKREELTTTGETFDINPVFSSQSYSRNNTGLYLVGVQQLDEVTLELSGREDHDEQFGWHGTWQTAAGWQFAENYQTTLSYGTAFLAPSLGQQYGATRFNIASNPNLKPEASRQWEIGLEGLSGPLDWRVSAYYNQITNLIDYQMGGDDMGMSGVYFNVNKATIKGIELTGQFATGPVAHNVTLQFIDPKNDETGQQLLRRAKQQAKYEISGEVASLGWNVVYNYVGKRKDTSNKDFTTIDVGGASLWDVGLSWPMTRQLTLHGNVNNLFDKTWQTANGYNMPSREYYLRASYQF; from the coding sequence ATGCCTACTGCGGGAATAGATCAACTTCATCGATTCGGCTGGGGAGTACCGCTGTTATTTACCTTCCCGGTCATGGCTGAACAAACCATGACCATCACCGCCAACCGTTTCTTGCAACCCGTCAGCACCGTCCTTGCCCCGATGAATGTTGTCACCAAAGAGGACATGGCCCGCTGGCAGTCTAAATCTGTCTCTGACGTTATTCGCCATTTGCCCGGGGTAGACCTGTCGCAAAATGGCGGCATGGGGCAGAACTCGGTGCTCTATATTCGTGGCACCGAAGCTCGGCATGTACTGGTCTTGATTGACGGGATCCCCGTCCCGCGCCCCGGTATTGCCAATAACCCTGATTTCTCCCAGATCCCGGTCGCTATGGTTCAGCGTATTGAGTATATTCGCGGCCCGCGTTCAGCGGTACACGGCTCCGGAGCGATGGGGGGTGTCATCAATATTATCACTCAACACGATGACGATAAAACGCAGCTGGATACCGGCATCGGTTCAAACGGCTATCAGCAATATGGCGCCACCGTAAACAAAAAAATCGACAAAACGGTGCTGACGCTGGCCGGTAATTACGAACGTACCAAAGGGTATGAGGTGATGCCGGATTCCACCTATTCTGGCGATCACGATGCTAAAGGGCATCATGAAAAATTCCTGTTTGGCAGGGTATCGACGGCATTTAACGACAACTTCAACGGTTTTTTCCGCGGTTATGGCCACTCCGGCAACACCGCCTATTCTCAGGGGGATTATGGCTATGATGGCGGTAATAACCACTTGCAAAACTACACCCAATCCTGGGATACGGCGTTGCGCTACCACTCCGGTATTTACTCCTCCCAACTGATGGGCAGTTACCAGCGGATTAAAGACGATAACTACAACGATATCGCAGGTCCTTATGCATCACCCAGTACGCTTGATGATATTGAACAGTACTATCTGCAGTGGGGGCACAACTTCGTGGTTGGCCACGGCATGGTGAGCGGTGGTATCGACTGGAAACGGGAAGAACTCACCACCACCGGTGAGACGTTTGACATCAACCCAGTGTTCTCCAGTCAGAGCTATTCGCGCAATAACACGGGACTCTACCTGGTAGGGGTACAACAGCTTGACGAGGTGACGTTAGAACTCTCGGGGCGAGAAGACCATGATGAGCAGTTCGGCTGGCATGGCACCTGGCAAACGGCCGCCGGATGGCAGTTTGCTGAAAACTACCAGACAACGCTCTCCTACGGCACTGCCTTCCTGGCTCCGTCCTTAGGCCAGCAGTATGGCGCCACGCGATTTAATATTGCCTCTAATCCAAACCTGAAACCGGAAGCGTCGCGCCAGTGGGAAATTGGCCTCGAAGGGCTGAGCGGCCCGCTCGACTGGAGGGTGTCTGCCTATTACAACCAGATAACCAACCTCATCGACTACCAGATGGGCGGTGACGATATGGGGATGAGTGGCGTTTATTTCAACGTCAACAAGGCGACTATCAAGGGGATTGAGTTAACCGGGCAGTTCGCTACCGGGCCAGTGGCACACAACGTCACTCTGCAGTTTATCGACCCGAAGAATGATGAAACCGGACAACAGTTATTGCGGCGCGCCAAACAGCAGGCGAAATACGAAATCAGCGGTGAAGTGGCGTCGCTTGGCTGGAACGTGGTGTACAACTACGTTGGTAAGCGTAAAGACACCAGCAACAAGGATTTTACCACTATTGATGTGGGAGGGGCTTCGCTTTGGGATGTTGGGCTCTCCTGGCCGATGACTCGCCAGTTAACCCTGCACGGTAACGTGAATAACCTCTTCGATAAGACCTGGCAAACGGCCAACGGCTATAACATGCCGAGCCGGGAATATTACCTGCGCGCCAGCTATCAGTTCTGA
- the btuD gene encoding vitamin B12 ABC transporter ATP-binding protein BtuD gives MTPLNIRQLSVKGRIAPFDACVSPGQLVHLIGPNGAGKSSLLLRLAGLINGGGSISLGNKPFSAMTAQELSLYRACLIQQDLPDLLIPVFSYLGFFIPKGALPDAVDAAIHTLSKRLYLSDKLTRPINQLSGGEWQRVRLASIFLQLWPTLNPAGKLLILDEPATSLDIVQQIALDRLIEEMCAHGILVISSSHELNHTLHHANEVWMIKKGQMVMRGQCKEIMQIHQLNHLFDVRFHWGNNDTDNLRYSLT, from the coding sequence ATGACCCCTCTGAATATCCGTCAGCTTTCGGTGAAGGGCCGAATCGCTCCCTTCGACGCCTGCGTGAGCCCCGGGCAACTGGTGCACCTCATCGGCCCTAACGGTGCGGGTAAAAGCTCACTGCTGCTGCGTCTGGCCGGGCTCATCAACGGCGGCGGTTCGATAAGCTTGGGTAATAAACCCTTCTCGGCGATGACCGCACAGGAACTCTCTCTGTACCGTGCCTGTTTGATCCAGCAGGATCTCCCGGATTTGTTAATACCCGTTTTCTCTTATCTGGGCTTTTTTATTCCTAAGGGGGCATTACCAGATGCTGTTGATGCTGCCATCCATACGCTGAGTAAAAGGCTGTATCTGAGCGACAAACTCACTCGCCCTATTAATCAACTTTCCGGCGGGGAGTGGCAACGAGTGCGGCTGGCATCGATATTTCTGCAGCTGTGGCCGACGCTCAATCCTGCCGGGAAACTGCTTATTCTCGATGAACCCGCCACCAGTCTGGATATTGTGCAACAAATCGCGCTCGACAGGCTTATCGAGGAAATGTGCGCCCATGGAATATTAGTGATTTCCAGTTCACACGAATTAAACCACACGCTGCATCATGCCAATGAGGTCTGGATGATTAAAAAAGGCCAGATGGTTATGCGTGGCCAATGCAAAGAGATCATGCAGATCCATCAGTTGAACCATTTGTTTGACGTTAGATTTCATTGGGGAAATAACGATACCGATAATTTAAGGTATTCATTAACTTAG
- the btuC gene encoding vitamin B12 ABC transporter permease BtuC, with product MRYMSQIQAEGEKYASFIQLNTNEKAVDNFKLIVMAFFLALLLIFGLCAGDVWLTPAEWLTPEAELFVWNLRFPRVLSVIGVGAALALSGAVMQALFNNSLADPGLLGVSNGAGVAVVMALFLAGNSLHLGLLSGFAICGAMAITMLLILFSIKQGMNNTRLLLFGMAMGIGCSAFMAWAFYFSNNMDMRKIIAWTLGGFGGIDWNEAWLTLALIPAIGWLSCQGRVINIIALNELTAKQLGVNVQHWRTLLVIFIGWLVGVSVALAGMIGFIGFVVPHLLRLWGITNHQRLLPGCVLAGATVLLASDTFARLALASAEIPTGVVTATIGAPVFIWMLLRKPAGAVK from the coding sequence ATGAGATATATGTCACAAATTCAGGCTGAAGGCGAAAAATATGCATCTTTTATTCAACTGAATACGAATGAAAAGGCGGTGGATAATTTTAAGTTAATTGTCATGGCGTTTTTTTTAGCGTTACTGTTAATTTTTGGTTTGTGTGCGGGAGATGTTTGGTTAACTCCCGCCGAGTGGTTAACCCCCGAGGCCGAACTTTTTGTCTGGAATCTCCGGTTCCCCCGAGTGTTGAGCGTTATCGGTGTTGGTGCAGCGCTGGCGCTGAGCGGCGCTGTAATGCAGGCATTGTTTAACAATTCTCTGGCAGACCCAGGGTTGCTGGGGGTCTCTAATGGCGCTGGGGTAGCGGTGGTTATGGCGCTGTTTTTGGCCGGAAATAGCCTGCATTTAGGCTTATTAAGCGGGTTTGCGATTTGCGGCGCGATGGCGATTACGATGCTGCTGATTTTATTTTCCATCAAACAGGGAATGAATAATACACGGCTGCTGCTTTTTGGTATGGCGATGGGAATTGGCTGTAGTGCGTTTATGGCCTGGGCTTTTTACTTCAGCAATAATATGGACATGCGCAAAATTATTGCCTGGACGCTGGGAGGATTTGGTGGGATCGACTGGAATGAAGCTTGGCTGACGCTGGCGCTGATCCCGGCCATTGGTTGGCTCTCCTGTCAGGGACGCGTCATTAATATTATTGCCCTGAATGAATTAACCGCGAAGCAGTTAGGCGTTAACGTTCAACACTGGCGCACCCTGTTGGTGATATTTATTGGCTGGCTGGTGGGGGTGAGCGTGGCGCTGGCCGGTATGATTGGGTTTATCGGCTTTGTGGTGCCACACCTGTTACGCCTGTGGGGCATCACCAACCATCAGCGCTTGCTGCCCGGTTGCGTGCTGGCGGGGGCCACGGTGCTACTGGCATCTGACACCTTTGCCCGCTTGGCGCTTGCCTCTGCTGAGATCCCAACCGGCGTAGTGACCGCCACCATTGGGGCACCCGTCTTCATCTGGATGCTGCTTCGCAAACCCGCCGGAGCGGTAAAATGA
- a CDS encoding LysR substrate-binding domain-containing protein, protein MKKKIPKSELLVTFEVVARHQSFARAAEELSLTQSALFRQIATLEEFLQVPLFSRCKKKLFLSDAGRHYLPLVRDVLVKLENDTQHIRRFHQKKQSLEIATTPTLSTEWLIPNLHAFSALHDNIVVNITALSCVNDFLNCKSDIAIMRENFCTPWAFVEPLFEEELLPVCSNTFLKDNNKKISVYQLLSENTLLHQNSRPEGWQEWFAQFNISNPDVNKGPSFDLLSMLITAVRSNLGVALLPKFSIKEDLRQGNLIIPCEAPFFTGNKYIMTWKQESMNSIKVKLFRDWVKKLVE, encoded by the coding sequence ATGAAAAAGAAGATCCCGAAATCAGAGTTATTAGTGACATTTGAAGTTGTTGCCCGACATCAAAGTTTTGCCAGGGCAGCAGAAGAGTTGTCATTAACACAAAGTGCGCTTTTCCGGCAAATAGCAACGCTTGAGGAGTTCCTGCAAGTGCCGCTATTTTCACGCTGCAAGAAAAAACTTTTTTTGAGCGATGCCGGGCGCCATTACTTGCCCCTGGTACGTGACGTGCTGGTGAAGCTGGAAAATGATACCCAACACATTCGCCGCTTCCATCAAAAGAAACAGTCGCTGGAAATTGCGACCACCCCAACCCTCAGCACTGAGTGGTTAATTCCTAACCTACACGCATTCTCTGCATTGCACGATAACATCGTGGTTAACATCACCGCACTCTCCTGCGTCAACGATTTCTTGAACTGCAAAAGCGATATTGCGATCATGCGCGAAAACTTTTGCACTCCCTGGGCTTTTGTTGAACCTCTTTTTGAGGAGGAATTACTTCCCGTTTGCAGTAATACATTTCTAAAAGATAACAATAAAAAAATAAGCGTCTATCAACTACTCTCTGAAAATACTTTATTACACCAGAACTCTCGCCCAGAAGGATGGCAGGAGTGGTTTGCACAATTTAACATCTCTAATCCGGACGTGAACAAAGGCCCAAGCTTTGATTTATTATCAATGCTCATTACGGCGGTACGTTCTAATTTAGGTGTTGCCTTATTACCTAAATTCTCCATTAAAGAAGATCTACGCCAAGGTAACTTAATTATCCCTTGCGAAGCCCCTTTTTTCACCGGGAATAAATATATAATGACATGGAAGCAGGAATCCATGAACTCCATAAAAGTGAAATTATTCAGGGACTGGGTAAAGAAGCTGGTGGAATAG